A genome region from Arachis duranensis cultivar V14167 chromosome 6, aradu.V14167.gnm2.J7QH, whole genome shotgun sequence includes the following:
- the LOC107492660 gene encoding N-acetylglucosaminyl-phosphatidylinositol biosynthetic protein gpi1 isoform X3, with product MPTMLEDKSVFSVLGLCIVDPTSNGLIAEAEYDKRKLSDSGNNLAEGCTSLYKKKNECRSCSSLQHESLRKSSQSFFGKSNWVLLMFDSTEQNDARSRGVPRLHHIHWNGVTMSDYDVHVIVYETPSYGDHHFSLGNLGSNEEAKPSIKNPKWVDELHKKKQFVELDTVIMAINCATSAKRIFETLAVPRRSLRQLSIFSMFLIIIGHLFSKFIASFSTVVYIALQFCQAHVKYKSESWMHMTLANIFRTAWINIQIKCCQILYWPIFLQDKDLSIILHARSRSCVEYAEKAAMHRHSMWSTLFVDILLGNLVGWPLLHNSESICLSIVNFTHGFSTFLRSGCVWLMGDPAGFKLNAELANVLGIFSLNAIQIWSTLWIFVGFITNYIIQGLAILGIICGFTAFAAMIIDMIVLATLHVSILHRLISLVYSSQIQALAALWRLFSGRKWNPLRQRLDSFDYTVKQHIVGSLLFTPLILLLPTTSVFYIFFSITETTINLICVLIEVIISVIHATPYVKILLWLVRPQRFPSGIWFEICGSRSNVSPEDGVTDEMNSSKESVHLKDFNRKKSSILVSFLHSNYLSIGKVSLPHYRSVLLGVSGSSIYKVAYGIVIGKRMQSLRGTLLPSPMPWMSLPYKEYWCLCHDSLIACFR from the exons ATGCCTACAATGCTGGAGGATAAATCTGTCTTCTCTGTACTTGGTCTCTGCATTGTGGACCCTACTAGTAATGGCTTGATTGCTGAAGCAGAAtatgataaaagaaaattatctgATTCTGGCAACAATTTGGCAGAGGGATGTAcaagtttatataaaaaaaagaatgagtGTAGGAGCTGCAGTTCCCTCCAACATGAATCATTGAGGAAAAGTAGCCAATCTTTTTTTGGAAAAAGTAATTGGGTCCTGCTAATGTTTGACTCTACTGAACAAAATGATGCAAGAAGTCGTGGGGTTCCAAGATTGCACCACATTCATTGGAATGGAGTAACTATGTCGGACTATGATGTTCAC GTCATCGTTTATGAAACACCCTCTTATGGTGATCATCATTTCTCATTGGGCAATTTAGGTTCAAATGAGGAGGCAAAACCTTCCATTAAGAATCCCAAGTGGGTGGATGAGCTTCATAAAAAGAAGCAATTCGTTGAATTG GATACAGTTATTATGGCAATTAATTGTGCCACCTCTgccaaaagaatttttgaaactcTTGCAGTTCCAAGGAGATCCTTGAGGCAGCTCTCCATATTTTCCAT GTTTTTAATTATCATAGGGCATCTGTTTTCCAAGTTTATTGCTTCATTTTCCACTGTGGTCTATATTGCTCTTCAGTTTTGCCAAGCACATGTAAAGTACAAATCAGAATCATGGATGCATATGACTTTAGCAAACATATTCAGGACTGCATGGATAAATATCCAAATAAAATGTTGTCAGATATTATATTGGCCAATCTTTCTTCAGGACAAAGATCTCAG CATTATTTTGCATGCAAGGTCACGATCATGTGTTGAATATGCAGAGAAAGCTGCAATGCATAGGCATTCTATGTGGTCAACTTTATTTGTGGATATACTCCTGGGGAACTTGGTTGGATGGCCACTGTTACATAATTCAGAATCCATTTGTTTGTCAATTGTGAACTTCACCCATGGATTTTCTACATTTTTGCGATCTGGGTGTGTTTGGTTAATGGGGGACCCCGCAggcttcaagttgaatgctgagTTAGCTAATGTGCTGggaattttttctttgaatgccATCCAAATATGGTCAACACTTTGGATATTTGTGGGGTTCATCACTAATTATATCATTCAAGGGCTTGCAATTTTGGGAATTATATGTGGTTTCACTGCTTTTGCTGCCATGATTATAGACATGATTGTGTTGGCAACTTTACATGTTTCAATTCTTCATCGGTTGATTTCGCTTGTGTATTCATCACAGATACAGGCACTAGCAGCCTTGTGGCGGCTTTTCAG TGGCCGAAAGTGGAATCCTCTTCGTCAGAGGTTGGATAGCTTTGACTACACTGTGAAGCAACATATTGTTGGATCTCTTTTATTTACACCACTTATACTTCTTTTACCAACTACTTCGGTTTTCTATATATTCTTTAGTATCACAGAGACAACCATTAACCTCATCTGTGTATTGATTGAAGTCATTATTTCGGTAATTCATGCTACACCTTATGTCAAGATACTTCTTTGGTTGGTGAGACCACAGAGATTCCCTTCTGGAATATGGTTTGAAATTTGTGGTTCTCGAAGTAATGTTTCTCCAGAGGATGGTGTTACTGATGAAATGAACTCCTCCAAGGAATCAGTGCATCTGAAGGATTTCAATAGAAAAAAATCAAGTATCCTGGTTTCTTTCCTTCACAGCAACTATTTGAGCATAG GAAAAGTAAGTTTGCCACATTACAGAAGTGTTTTGTTAGGGGTCTCTGGATCATCCATCTACAAAGTAGCATATGGAATCGTCATTGGGAAAAG AATGCAATCTTTACGGGGAACCCTTCTTCCTTCGCCAATGCCGTGGATGTCCCTGCCTTACAAAGAGTATTGGTGCCTCTGTCATGACTCGCTTATCGCATGCTTCAGATGA
- the LOC107492662 gene encoding 2-oxoglutarate-dependent dioxygenase AOP3-like → MGSERGSPFYVVDLRDENMKPGSEAWRSACRVVRTALEEHGCFVARFDKVSQELCNSVVTSLKQLFSLPLELKKQKTNDKPLHGYIGSVPWLPLYESIGIDNPLSMDAVRNFAHFMWPHGNHTFCESINEYAKVMAELEVVARRMVFESYYDMKMERCESLIEETSEYVFRCLEYKPRSEGVDENVLGLEPHTDLSIISVLHPINNLNGLQVKTSHDSDDQEQWTAIEASPNSFVVMAGDALQVWSNGRIKSCLHRVEMKEKKARYATGIFSFCGNILEIPEEIMVDEEHPLRYKPAFHHYDYLRFFDQHRIRQPQTRINAYCGI, encoded by the exons ATGGGATCCGAAAGAGGGTCTCCATTTTATGTGGTTGACTTAAGAGATGAAAACATGAAGCCGGGCAGCGAGGCATGGCGGTCGGCGTGCCGTGTGGTGAGGACTGCGCTGGAGGAGCACGGCTGCTTCGTGGCGCGGTTCGACAAGGTTAGCCAGGAGCTTTGCAACTCCGTTGTGACGTCTTTGAAGCAACTGTTTAGCCTGCCATTGGAGCTcaagaaacaaaagacaaaTGATAAGCCATTACATGGCTACATAGGAAGTGTGCCATGGCTTCCATTGTATGAATCGATCGGCATTGATAATCCTTTGTCCATGGATGCAGTGCGAAATTTCGCCCACTTTATGTGGCCCCATGGAAACCATACTTTTTG TGAAAGCATCAATGAGTATGCGAAAGTGATGGCAGAATTAGAGGTAGTGGCAAGGAGAATGGTGTTTGAGAGCTATTATGATATGAAGATGGAACGATGCGAATCATTGATAGAAGAAACAAGCGAGTATGTGTTTCGTTGCTTGGAGTACAAGCCACGAAGCGAGGGCGTAGATGAGAATGTGTTAGGGTTGGAGCCTCACACTGACTTGTCAATCATATCAGTGCTTCATCCCATTAACAATCTCAATGGCTTGCAAGTTAAGACCAGCCATGATTCTGATGATCAAGAACAATGGACAGCCATTGAAGCCTCCCCCAACTCCTTTGTCGTCATGGCTGGTGACGCACTCCAG GTGTGGAGTAATGGAAGGATAAAATCATGTTTACACAGAGTagaaatgaaggagaagaaagcaAGATACGCAACAGGAATATTCTCATTTTGTGGCAACATATTGGAGATACCAGAGGAAATAATGGTTGATGAAGAACACCCCTTGCGTTACAAACCAGCATTCCACCATTATGATTACCTTCGATTCTTTGACCAGCACAGAATCAGACAACCTCAAACTCGAATAAATGCCTATTGTGGAATATAA
- the LOC107492660 gene encoding N-acetylglucosaminyl-phosphatidylinositol biosynthetic protein gpi1 isoform X2 — MRRHCRLWWPKQLLTDQELPSPCRVLLGWFVTCSPLTFDIVVAFTCSEVLLSSSNPSLEDIIHDTHGNMPTMLEDKSVFSVLGLCIVDPTSNGLIAEAEYDKRKLSDSGNNLAEGCTSLYKKKNECRSCSSLQHESLRKSSQSFFGKSNWVLLMFDSTEQNDARSRGVPRLHHIHWNGVTMSDYDVHVIVYETPSYGDHHFSLGNLGSNEEAKPSIKNPKWVDELHKKKQFVELDTVIMAINCATSAKRIFETLAVPRRSLRQLSIFSMFLIIIGHLFSKFIASFSTVVYIALQFCQAHVKYKSESWMHMTLANIFRTAWINIQIKCCQILYWPIFLQDKDLRSRSCVEYAEKAAMHRHSMWSTLFVDILLGNLVGWPLLHNSESICLSIVNFTHGFSTFLRSGCVWLMGDPAGFKLNAELANVLGIFSLNAIQIWSTLWIFVGFITNYIIQGLAILGIICGFTAFAAMIIDMIVLATLHVSILHRLISLVYSSQIQALAALWRLFSGRKWNPLRQRLDSFDYTVKQHIVGSLLFTPLILLLPTTSVFYIFFSITETTINLICVLIEVIISVIHATPYVKILLWLVRPQRFPSGIWFEICGSRSNVSPEDGVTDEMNSSKESVHLKDFNRKKSSILVSFLHSNYLSIGKVSLPHYRSVLLGVSGSSIYKVAYGIVIGKRMQSLRGTLLPSPMPWMSLPYKEYWCLCHDSLIACFR; from the exons ATGAGAAGACATTGTAGGCTTTGGTGGCCGAAGCAGCTCTTAACAGATCAAGAGTTGCCTTCACCCTGCAGAGTTTTGTTGGGTTGGTTTGTCACCTGTTCTCCTTTGACTTTTGACATTGTTGTGGCCTTTACTTGCAGTGAAGTCTTGCTTTCAAGTTCTAATCCTAGTCTTGAG GATATCATTCACGATACACATGGGAACATGCCTACAATGCTGGAGGATAAATCTGTCTTCTCTGTACTTGGTCTCTGCATTGTGGACCCTACTAGTAATGGCTTGATTGCTGAAGCAGAAtatgataaaagaaaattatctgATTCTGGCAACAATTTGGCAGAGGGATGTAcaagtttatataaaaaaaagaatgagtGTAGGAGCTGCAGTTCCCTCCAACATGAATCATTGAGGAAAAGTAGCCAATCTTTTTTTGGAAAAAGTAATTGGGTCCTGCTAATGTTTGACTCTACTGAACAAAATGATGCAAGAAGTCGTGGGGTTCCAAGATTGCACCACATTCATTGGAATGGAGTAACTATGTCGGACTATGATGTTCAC GTCATCGTTTATGAAACACCCTCTTATGGTGATCATCATTTCTCATTGGGCAATTTAGGTTCAAATGAGGAGGCAAAACCTTCCATTAAGAATCCCAAGTGGGTGGATGAGCTTCATAAAAAGAAGCAATTCGTTGAATTG GATACAGTTATTATGGCAATTAATTGTGCCACCTCTgccaaaagaatttttgaaactcTTGCAGTTCCAAGGAGATCCTTGAGGCAGCTCTCCATATTTTCCAT GTTTTTAATTATCATAGGGCATCTGTTTTCCAAGTTTATTGCTTCATTTTCCACTGTGGTCTATATTGCTCTTCAGTTTTGCCAAGCACATGTAAAGTACAAATCAGAATCATGGATGCATATGACTTTAGCAAACATATTCAGGACTGCATGGATAAATATCCAAATAAAATGTTGTCAGATATTATATTGGCCAATCTTTCTTCAGGACAAAGATCTCAG GTCACGATCATGTGTTGAATATGCAGAGAAAGCTGCAATGCATAGGCATTCTATGTGGTCAACTTTATTTGTGGATATACTCCTGGGGAACTTGGTTGGATGGCCACTGTTACATAATTCAGAATCCATTTGTTTGTCAATTGTGAACTTCACCCATGGATTTTCTACATTTTTGCGATCTGGGTGTGTTTGGTTAATGGGGGACCCCGCAggcttcaagttgaatgctgagTTAGCTAATGTGCTGggaattttttctttgaatgccATCCAAATATGGTCAACACTTTGGATATTTGTGGGGTTCATCACTAATTATATCATTCAAGGGCTTGCAATTTTGGGAATTATATGTGGTTTCACTGCTTTTGCTGCCATGATTATAGACATGATTGTGTTGGCAACTTTACATGTTTCAATTCTTCATCGGTTGATTTCGCTTGTGTATTCATCACAGATACAGGCACTAGCAGCCTTGTGGCGGCTTTTCAG TGGCCGAAAGTGGAATCCTCTTCGTCAGAGGTTGGATAGCTTTGACTACACTGTGAAGCAACATATTGTTGGATCTCTTTTATTTACACCACTTATACTTCTTTTACCAACTACTTCGGTTTTCTATATATTCTTTAGTATCACAGAGACAACCATTAACCTCATCTGTGTATTGATTGAAGTCATTATTTCGGTAATTCATGCTACACCTTATGTCAAGATACTTCTTTGGTTGGTGAGACCACAGAGATTCCCTTCTGGAATATGGTTTGAAATTTGTGGTTCTCGAAGTAATGTTTCTCCAGAGGATGGTGTTACTGATGAAATGAACTCCTCCAAGGAATCAGTGCATCTGAAGGATTTCAATAGAAAAAAATCAAGTATCCTGGTTTCTTTCCTTCACAGCAACTATTTGAGCATAG GAAAAGTAAGTTTGCCACATTACAGAAGTGTTTTGTTAGGGGTCTCTGGATCATCCATCTACAAAGTAGCATATGGAATCGTCATTGGGAAAAG AATGCAATCTTTACGGGGAACCCTTCTTCCTTCGCCAATGCCGTGGATGTCCCTGCCTTACAAAGAGTATTGGTGCCTCTGTCATGACTCGCTTATCGCATGCTTCAGATGA
- the LOC107492665 gene encoding uncharacterized protein LOC107492665 codes for MAAKEILTRRPVAATIKLTVPAAAARPAPPVGPALGQYRLNLMAFCKDFNARTQKYKPDTPMAVTITAFKDNTFEFTVKSPSITWYLKKAAGIESGSGRPGHVTASTLSLKHVYEIAKVKQNDHYLQNMSLEAITKSIIGTANSMGIQIVRDLD; via the coding sequence ATGGCCGCCAAGGAGATCCTAACCCGTCGCCCCGTGGCGGCGACCATCAAGCTCACCGTTCCAGCCGCCGCAGCACGCCCAGCCCCGCCGGTAGGTCCCGCATTAGGTCAGTACCGTCTGAATCTAATGGCGTTCTGCAAGGACTTCAACGCTCGCACCCAGAAGTACAAGCCCGATACCCCAATGGCTGTTACGATAACGGCGTTTAAAGACAACACCTTCGAGTTCACCGTTAAGTCGCCGTCGATCACGTGGTACCTGAAGAAAGCTGCCGGCATAGAATCCGGAAGCGGGCGCCCCGGTCACGTGACGGCGTCGACGCTGTCGCTGAAGCACGTGTATGAGATCGCGAAGGTGAAGCAGAACGATCACTATCTTCAGAATATGTCGCTCGAGGCAATCACCAAGTCGATCATTGGAACCGCGAATAGCATGGGGATTCAGATTGTGAGGGACCTCGATTGA
- the LOC107492596 gene encoding gibberellin-regulated protein 6, protein MATTLTIFMLFLVAMLLLPLKNHAEIIDAATTEAPAPQPNTNISTSNHFPINHGITEGSLKPTECGPRCTTRCSKTQYKKPCLFFCQKCCAKCLCVPPGTYGNKQVCPCYNNWKTKRGGPKCP, encoded by the exons ATGGCTACAACACTAACCATATTTATGCTCTTCCTAGTTGCAATGCTGCTTCTTCCATTAAAAAACCAT GCTGAGATTATTGATGCTGCTACCACAGAGGCTCCAGCTCCGCAGCCTAACACTAACATAAGCACTTCTAACCACTTCCCCATTAAT CATGGCATAACTGAAGGCAGTCTTAAACCAACAG AATGTGGACCACGTTGCACAACAAGGTGTTCAAAGACACAATACAAGAAGCCATGTTTGTTCTTCTGCCAAAAGTGTTGTGCAAAGTGCTTATGTGTGCCTCCTGGTACTTATGGCAACAAGCAAGTTTGCCCTTGCTACAACAATTGGAAGACCAAAAGGGGTGGACCAAAATGCCCTTAA
- the LOC107492564 gene encoding L-aspartate oxidase, chloroplastic, which translates to MHMLFKKTKIKPKSNPSDNHFPFLLSQSLISRHFTQFRRVNLLVSVEFAVDEEALPPFHQFLRFLRFSPSVSLFLSCSLSLSSISCRGNLVAIHAGNRGYPPNKVVCTEGPDKVRELIAIGASFDHGEDGNLHLVREGGHSHCRIVHAADMTGKEIERALLKSVVNPNIFVFEHHLAINLLTCQDGSDITCVGIDTLNTETLEVVRFLSNVTLLASGGAGHIYPKTTNPLVATGDGIAMAHRAQAVISNME; encoded by the exons ATGCATATGTTAttt aaaaaaacaaaaataaaacccAAATCCAATCCTTCAGACAACCATTTCCCCTTCCTCCTTTCTCAATCCCTAATCTCCCGTCATTTCACCCAATTTCGCCGCGTCAATCTCTTGGTTAGCGTCGAGTTCGCCGTCGACGAGGAAGCCTTGCCACCGTTTCATCAATTCCTTCGCTTTTTACGGTTCTCTCCATctgtctctctctttctctcttgctCTCTCTCACTTTCTTCTATTAGTTGCAGGGGCAATTTGGTTGCTATTCATGCTGGAAACAGGGGCTATCCTCCGAATAAG GTTGTCTGTACTGAAGGACCCGACAAAGTCAGAGAATTAATTGCCATAGGCGCTTCATTTGATCATGGAGAAGATGGTAACTTGCATCTAGTGAGGGAAGGGGGTCATTCACATTGTCGAATTGTTCATGCTGCTGATATGACtggaaaagaaattgaaagggCTCTGCTAAAGTCAGTTGTTAATcctaatatttttgtgtttgaaCACCATTTGGCTATAAATCTTCTCACTTGTCAG GATGGATCTGATATCACTTGTGTTGGTATTGACACTCTGAATACTGAAACATTAGAG gtGGTAAGATTCCTTTCAAATGTGACTTTGCTTGCATCTGGTGGAGCTGGACATATTTATCCCAAAACTACAAATCCTCTG GTGGCTACCGGAGATGGAATTGCCATGGCACACCGAGCTCAAGCTGTGATTTCAAACATGGAGTAA
- the LOC107492660 gene encoding N-acetylglucosaminyl-phosphatidylinositol biosynthetic protein gpi1 isoform X1 has translation MRRHCRLWWPKQLLTDQELPSPCRVLLGWFVTCSPLTFDIVVAFTCSEVLLSSSNPSLEDIIHDTHGNMPTMLEDKSVFSVLGLCIVDPTSNGLIAEAEYDKRKLSDSGNNLAEGCTSLYKKKNECRSCSSLQHESLRKSSQSFFGKSNWVLLMFDSTEQNDARSRGVPRLHHIHWNGVTMSDYDVHVIVYETPSYGDHHFSLGNLGSNEEAKPSIKNPKWVDELHKKKQFVELDTVIMAINCATSAKRIFETLAVPRRSLRQLSIFSMFLIIIGHLFSKFIASFSTVVYIALQFCQAHVKYKSESWMHMTLANIFRTAWINIQIKCCQILYWPIFLQDKDLSIILHARSRSCVEYAEKAAMHRHSMWSTLFVDILLGNLVGWPLLHNSESICLSIVNFTHGFSTFLRSGCVWLMGDPAGFKLNAELANVLGIFSLNAIQIWSTLWIFVGFITNYIIQGLAILGIICGFTAFAAMIIDMIVLATLHVSILHRLISLVYSSQIQALAALWRLFSGRKWNPLRQRLDSFDYTVKQHIVGSLLFTPLILLLPTTSVFYIFFSITETTINLICVLIEVIISVIHATPYVKILLWLVRPQRFPSGIWFEICGSRSNVSPEDGVTDEMNSSKESVHLKDFNRKKSSILVSFLHSNYLSIGKVSLPHYRSVLLGVSGSSIYKVAYGIVIGKRMQSLRGTLLPSPMPWMSLPYKEYWCLCHDSLIACFR, from the exons ATGAGAAGACATTGTAGGCTTTGGTGGCCGAAGCAGCTCTTAACAGATCAAGAGTTGCCTTCACCCTGCAGAGTTTTGTTGGGTTGGTTTGTCACCTGTTCTCCTTTGACTTTTGACATTGTTGTGGCCTTTACTTGCAGTGAAGTCTTGCTTTCAAGTTCTAATCCTAGTCTTGAG GATATCATTCACGATACACATGGGAACATGCCTACAATGCTGGAGGATAAATCTGTCTTCTCTGTACTTGGTCTCTGCATTGTGGACCCTACTAGTAATGGCTTGATTGCTGAAGCAGAAtatgataaaagaaaattatctgATTCTGGCAACAATTTGGCAGAGGGATGTAcaagtttatataaaaaaaagaatgagtGTAGGAGCTGCAGTTCCCTCCAACATGAATCATTGAGGAAAAGTAGCCAATCTTTTTTTGGAAAAAGTAATTGGGTCCTGCTAATGTTTGACTCTACTGAACAAAATGATGCAAGAAGTCGTGGGGTTCCAAGATTGCACCACATTCATTGGAATGGAGTAACTATGTCGGACTATGATGTTCAC GTCATCGTTTATGAAACACCCTCTTATGGTGATCATCATTTCTCATTGGGCAATTTAGGTTCAAATGAGGAGGCAAAACCTTCCATTAAGAATCCCAAGTGGGTGGATGAGCTTCATAAAAAGAAGCAATTCGTTGAATTG GATACAGTTATTATGGCAATTAATTGTGCCACCTCTgccaaaagaatttttgaaactcTTGCAGTTCCAAGGAGATCCTTGAGGCAGCTCTCCATATTTTCCAT GTTTTTAATTATCATAGGGCATCTGTTTTCCAAGTTTATTGCTTCATTTTCCACTGTGGTCTATATTGCTCTTCAGTTTTGCCAAGCACATGTAAAGTACAAATCAGAATCATGGATGCATATGACTTTAGCAAACATATTCAGGACTGCATGGATAAATATCCAAATAAAATGTTGTCAGATATTATATTGGCCAATCTTTCTTCAGGACAAAGATCTCAG CATTATTTTGCATGCAAGGTCACGATCATGTGTTGAATATGCAGAGAAAGCTGCAATGCATAGGCATTCTATGTGGTCAACTTTATTTGTGGATATACTCCTGGGGAACTTGGTTGGATGGCCACTGTTACATAATTCAGAATCCATTTGTTTGTCAATTGTGAACTTCACCCATGGATTTTCTACATTTTTGCGATCTGGGTGTGTTTGGTTAATGGGGGACCCCGCAggcttcaagttgaatgctgagTTAGCTAATGTGCTGggaattttttctttgaatgccATCCAAATATGGTCAACACTTTGGATATTTGTGGGGTTCATCACTAATTATATCATTCAAGGGCTTGCAATTTTGGGAATTATATGTGGTTTCACTGCTTTTGCTGCCATGATTATAGACATGATTGTGTTGGCAACTTTACATGTTTCAATTCTTCATCGGTTGATTTCGCTTGTGTATTCATCACAGATACAGGCACTAGCAGCCTTGTGGCGGCTTTTCAG TGGCCGAAAGTGGAATCCTCTTCGTCAGAGGTTGGATAGCTTTGACTACACTGTGAAGCAACATATTGTTGGATCTCTTTTATTTACACCACTTATACTTCTTTTACCAACTACTTCGGTTTTCTATATATTCTTTAGTATCACAGAGACAACCATTAACCTCATCTGTGTATTGATTGAAGTCATTATTTCGGTAATTCATGCTACACCTTATGTCAAGATACTTCTTTGGTTGGTGAGACCACAGAGATTCCCTTCTGGAATATGGTTTGAAATTTGTGGTTCTCGAAGTAATGTTTCTCCAGAGGATGGTGTTACTGATGAAATGAACTCCTCCAAGGAATCAGTGCATCTGAAGGATTTCAATAGAAAAAAATCAAGTATCCTGGTTTCTTTCCTTCACAGCAACTATTTGAGCATAG GAAAAGTAAGTTTGCCACATTACAGAAGTGTTTTGTTAGGGGTCTCTGGATCATCCATCTACAAAGTAGCATATGGAATCGTCATTGGGAAAAG AATGCAATCTTTACGGGGAACCCTTCTTCCTTCGCCAATGCCGTGGATGTCCCTGCCTTACAAAGAGTATTGGTGCCTCTGTCATGACTCGCTTATCGCATGCTTCAGATGA